TACCCTGAACGACTTCAAACCCATTATCGACCAGCGGGCCTGCGCCGTGCTGCAGCCGGACACGCTGCACGCTTTCGGGATCACTTCGCTGCTGGAGATCGCCAAGGCCGCCGAGCAGAACCAGATGCTGATGGCCCCCCATATCGGAGGCGGGCCGCTCTACTACGGCGCCAGCCTGGCCGCCGATTCGGTGATGAACAACTTCCTGATCCAGGAGACCGGCTATTGGGATCTGTTCGACCGCTTCGTGGAGCACGAATGGCGGATCAAGGACGGGTACGTCAACGTGACCGACCTGCCGGGGCTGGGAGTCGAGGTCAAGGAGCAGGACATCGCCAAGATGGACTACCAGCCGCTGCCCTTCCGGCAATACCGCCACGAGGACGGGAGCTGGAAGGGGTGGTAGGGACGCTGCGGCTGGATCCCCATCATCCCCCGCTGACTCGAACCGGCTCGGCCTTCTCCGGAGTGACCCGGATGAGCTGGGCCCGCACTTGGGGATCCGAATACTTCCCGTCGTAGATGTAGAGCACCACGTCGGGCTCCACCTCCAGTGAGAATCCGTTGGCGTAGAAGGGCGTGTCGATCCGTGTCGTCCGCCAGGTCATGCCGTCGTCCCGGCTCACCTGCAGGCCCACTCCGGGATGGCGCCCGGCGATCACCAGGTAACCGGAAGCGGTGGAGGTCATGGAGTTGGTGGCCGCGTACATGGGGAAGGGTCCCCGGGCGGCCGGACTCCAGCTCTTGCCCCCGTCGGTGGACCAGCTCTCCCACATCCAGGGCGAGGTGTAGGCCCGAATCAGGGCTACGACATGTCCCTGGCGGGTCTCCGCCGCCGAGACCTCCGAACCCGTCTCCTTGGCCACCATGAAGTAGTGGGGACTGGGGTTGGGGCCGTTGACGTCAACCGGATCCGACCAGGTCTTCCCCCCGTCGGTCGAGCGGATGGAGAAGCCGAAATCGGCCTCGGTGATGGGTCCCCAGTAACGAACCCCGCCTTTCTCCTTGATGGCGCCGTGCACGCTCTCGTTGGGTCCCACCGCGTAGCCGAAGCGCAGCAGAGTCCCGTTCTTCAGTTCCACTATCTTTCCCACGTAGGCGTTTCCCACCTCCAGGCCCTTGGCGAACTTCATGCGGCCCCGCTCCTCGATGTCCCCCCAGGTCTTGCCGTTGTCGCTGGAGGCGGCGGTGAGAATCCGGAAGGGAGGCTCGTTCTGGACCCAGTGCAGCCGCAGCAGGCCGTCGGGACCGGTGTGGAAGGATCCGCTCTTGAGGGCCTCCGGAAGCTTCCAAGGCTCGGACCAGCTTCTGGCGTTGTCGGTGGAGCGGAGCAGCACCTGCACGGCTCCGGGGACCAGGTGCTCCTTGGCCACCGCCAGCTTCATGATCAGGTCGCCGTTGGGAGCCCGCCCCAGACTGGAGGCGTACTGCCACTTGCCCAGAGGGGTGTCGCCCAGGGGGTAGATATAGTTCCGGACCGGCTTGGGACCCGGGTCCCAGGCCACCGAGGCGTCTTTCCGCCCCCGAATCCTCACGTTTCGGAAACTGCTGCCGGCCCCGATATTGACGATGGGATCCCCGTAAGGGCCGATGGTGTCGGGATCCCGGGCGTTAAAGCTCTCCAAGCCCACGAAGCCCGGTCCGGCGTAGGTGTCGTCCCTGACCACCGGTTGCGGGCGGCCATTCACCCAGAGACGAAATTCCGGCCCCTCGACCACCAGTCTGACCTTGTGCCAGATCCCGATCTCGCTGGGCGCGCCGCTGACCAGCTCCTTCTGCAGAAAGTGCACCCACCCCGATTCGTCCACCTTGGAGATGGCCGCCCAGAAGTGTTCCGCGCGGTACTGTTGGCCGGTGCAGGGGAAGTGGGCCATGTAGTAATGCCGGGCATCTCGGGCGCGAAAGATCAGCCCGGCGCCGCAGTTCTGGATGTTCCAGCGGAAGTCGAACTCGGCCTCGAAGTCGGTATAGGCCCGGCTGGTGTTGAAGGCCAGGTGCTCGTCGGCCACCTTCCTGGGCGGAGTCATCACCCCCTCCGCGCTCTCCTCCCACTCCCCTCCGATGAACTGCCACTGGTCCTTGCCGAGGCTCACTGACTCGAACTCCGTCGGGGACGGGCCGGGGAGGGTGCAGCCGGACCCTGCCAGCAGCAGGAGCAGGCAGACGGCCGGCAGCAGCCGGATTCGATCCTTCAGGGAAACGGCATTCATGGAAACTCTGGCTGACCGCATGATTCATTCTCCTTGGGACTGTGGGTGGGCGTCCGTTGGCACCCGCCAATGGGGGACCACTCTCCGATGCGGTGCAGTTCAATGCCCCCGATCACACCTTGGCGGAGAGGCCCTGGGCCATCTTGATCTCTTCAGCGTAGTTGACGGTAAAAGCGGTGGCGTGGCACATGTAGTTGAAAAGCCAGGCCGCCGACGGCATGCCCGTGCCGGAGCGCTTCATGCCCCCGAAGGGCAGGTGCACCTCGGCGCCGATGGTGGGCAGATTGACATATTTCAGACCGCATCTGCCCAGCACCTTGAACTCCCTCATCTTGCGGAAGTCATCCGTCATCAGCGACATGGAAAGCCCAAATTCGCTGGCGTTGGCCACCTGCATGGCTTCCTCGAAATCCTCCACCGGCACGATCACCACGTTGGGGGTGAAAAACTCCTGGGTCAGGGCAAAGGTCCCGGGGCGATGGGACATCCGGAAGACGTTGGGACGGACGAAGTTGCCCGGGCCTTCCCGACTCCCCTGGCGCAGGCGGTCCTCACACTCCTCCTCGATCCGGGAAGCGCAGGCCTCGAACTTGTCCACCGCCTTCTCATTGATCAGGGGTCCGGCCAGGAAGGCAGCGTCCAGCGGATCTCCGAAGCGGACCCGGTCGGTGACTTCCAGGAAGCGCCGGGTGAACTCGGGTTCGATCGACTTCTGGACAATCAACAGGTCCGCCGACACGCATCGCTGGTGGGTGGTCTTGTAGGCCGACAGGATGGCCGAGTTGACGGCCAGCTCCAGGTTGGCGTCCTCCAGCACGATCAGCGAATTCTTGCCCCCCATCTCGCACACCGCGAACTTGTCGTAGTGGGAAGCGGCAATCTGCTTGACCCTGGACCCCACCCCATGAGAGCCGGTGAAGAGCTGTCCCACCGTGTCCGGGTGCCGGACCAGGTGCTCCCCCACCTCTCCCGAGCCGTAGACCAGGTTGAGCACGCCCGGAGGCGCCTCGTGCTCCCGGGCCGCCAGGTCGAACAGCCGCACCACGTATTGGGCCGTCAAGGGAGTCTCCTCGGAGGGCTTGAAGACCACCGGATTGCCACAGACCAGGGCGGGCCCGATCAGCCAGGTGGGAATGGCCGCCGGAAAGTTCCAGGGGGTGATGACGGTGCAGACGCCGCGCGGGGCCAGGTAGATCTCGGCTTCCTTGTCGGGGATTTCCGAGGCTACCCGTTCGCCGATGGGCTGGCGGCCCCGGCCCGCGCAATACTGCAGCATGTGGATGGCCTCCACCACGTCGGCACTGGACTCGTCCAGGTGCTTTCCGCTCTCGATCGCCATCAGGAGTGCCAGCTCGGACTGGTGCTTGCGAACCTGCTGGACCCAGGTATCCACCACTTCGGCCCGCCGGACCCAGGACCACTTCAAGTGGTTCCCCCAGGTGCCCAGGGCATCGTTGGCCGCGGCCACGGCCCGATCCAGGCTTTCGACTTGAGAGACGGGAACCGATCCGATGACGGAGTGGTCGGAGGGGTTGAGCACCTCCAGTTCCTCCCGGTGGGCTTTCCATTCCCCCGCGATATATTCTCTGCCCTGGCGGGTCCGGGGCTCGATTGATGGTCTGAGCATGGCAGATTATTCCGGGCGGCCGCCGGTCGCGATCGCCCGTCCGGATAGAGGCTGTTGGGCGTCTCGACCCCGGGCCGTCCCCGTGGGGGCCCCGGGGCCATATCCAATGG
The window above is part of the Acidobacteriota bacterium genome. Proteins encoded here:
- a CDS encoding exo-alpha-sialidase produces the protein MRSARVSMNAVSLKDRIRLLPAVCLLLLLAGSGCTLPGPSPTEFESVSLGKDQWQFIGGEWEESAEGVMTPPRKVADEHLAFNTSRAYTDFEAEFDFRWNIQNCGAGLIFRARDARHYYMAHFPCTGQQYRAEHFWAAISKVDESGWVHFLQKELVSGAPSEIGIWHKVRLVVEGPEFRLWVNGRPQPVVRDDTYAGPGFVGLESFNARDPDTIGPYGDPIVNIGAGSSFRNVRIRGRKDASVAWDPGPKPVRNYIYPLGDTPLGKWQYASSLGRAPNGDLIMKLAVAKEHLVPGAVQVLLRSTDNARSWSEPWKLPEALKSGSFHTGPDGLLRLHWVQNEPPFRILTAASSDNGKTWGDIEERGRMKFAKGLEVGNAYVGKIVELKNGTLLRFGYAVGPNESVHGAIKEKGGVRYWGPITEADFGFSIRSTDGGKTWSDPVDVNGPNPSPHYFMVAKETGSEVSAAETRQGHVVALIRAYTSPWMWESWSTDGGKSWSPAARGPFPMYAATNSMTSTASGYLVIAGRHPGVGLQVSRDDGMTWRTTRIDTPFYANGFSLEVEPDVVLYIYDGKYSDPQVRAQLIRVTPEKAEPVRVSGG
- a CDS encoding aldehyde dehydrogenase family protein: MLRPSIEPRTRQGREYIAGEWKAHREELEVLNPSDHSVIGSVPVSQVESLDRAVAAANDALGTWGNHLKWSWVRRAEVVDTWVQQVRKHQSELALLMAIESGKHLDESSADVVEAIHMLQYCAGRGRQPIGERVASEIPDKEAEIYLAPRGVCTVITPWNFPAAIPTWLIGPALVCGNPVVFKPSEETPLTAQYVVRLFDLAAREHEAPPGVLNLVYGSGEVGEHLVRHPDTVGQLFTGSHGVGSRVKQIAASHYDKFAVCEMGGKNSLIVLEDANLELAVNSAILSAYKTTHQRCVSADLLIVQKSIEPEFTRRFLEVTDRVRFGDPLDAAFLAGPLINEKAVDKFEACASRIEEECEDRLRQGSREGPGNFVRPNVFRMSHRPGTFALTQEFFTPNVVIVPVEDFEEAMQVANASEFGLSMSLMTDDFRKMREFKVLGRCGLKYVNLPTIGAEVHLPFGGMKRSGTGMPSAAWLFNYMCHATAFTVNYAEEIKMAQGLSAKV